Proteins from a single region of Corallincola holothuriorum:
- a CDS encoding sensor histidine kinase, whose product MTQSSNVADQAKSSNGQFPPQLLATEKVPLRSESVVMGEMAKRQLNEQSLHAEVSSTGVQNNASRMQHLMEILPAGIVVLDGNGIVREANPIALEMLGEPLIGQPWRHIISRAFSPQADDGHEISLASGRRVKLALTALSPEPGQLILMTDLTETRELQNRISHLQRLSALGKMVASLAHQVRTPLSAAMLYAANLGNNTLTTENRGAFHLKLLARLQDLEQQVNDMLLFARSDSQIAATPLSMKQLLSDLQSRVEAMVSKSRSQLQIELPEPDIEILGNASSLASAISNLVHNSLQASATNIHVSAKRQQQMVAIEIRDNGKGIPEAMQKKVLEPFFTSRSQGTGLGLAVVQAVASAHKGSVSLVSGEGQGTCVQLLIPIRNEDELSAEVPLKEAWGG is encoded by the coding sequence ATGACACAGTCGAGCAATGTTGCCGATCAAGCTAAGTCCAGCAATGGACAGTTTCCTCCCCAGCTTCTCGCTACCGAGAAGGTGCCACTCAGATCTGAATCTGTAGTGATGGGTGAGATGGCAAAGCGCCAGTTGAATGAACAGAGCCTTCACGCCGAGGTATCGTCGACCGGGGTGCAGAATAACGCCAGTCGTATGCAGCACCTGATGGAGATCCTGCCTGCTGGGATTGTGGTATTGGATGGTAACGGCATCGTGCGTGAAGCCAACCCTATTGCACTCGAGATGCTGGGTGAGCCGCTGATCGGTCAGCCATGGCGACACATTATCTCTCGGGCGTTTTCGCCGCAGGCTGATGATGGTCATGAGATCTCTCTGGCCAGTGGTCGGCGAGTGAAGTTGGCGTTGACTGCATTATCGCCTGAGCCTGGTCAGTTGATTTTGATGACGGATCTAACCGAAACCCGTGAACTACAAAATCGGATCAGTCATTTGCAACGTTTGTCGGCGCTTGGAAAAATGGTGGCGTCATTGGCTCATCAAGTGAGAACGCCACTTAGCGCTGCCATGCTGTACGCGGCAAATTTGGGTAATAACACCCTCACAACAGAAAATCGTGGAGCGTTTCACCTTAAGCTTTTGGCACGCTTACAAGACTTAGAGCAGCAGGTGAACGATATGCTGCTATTTGCTCGTAGCGACAGTCAGATCGCCGCTACACCACTCTCCATGAAACAGCTTTTGTCCGATCTGCAGTCGCGGGTCGAAGCCATGGTTAGTAAAAGTCGCAGTCAGTTGCAGATCGAGTTGCCTGAGCCAGATATCGAAATTCTAGGTAACGCCAGTAGTCTGGCCAGCGCCATCAGCAATCTGGTGCACAACAGTTTACAAGCATCAGCGACCAATATTCATGTCTCTGCGAAACGTCAGCAGCAGATGGTCGCAATCGAGATCCGGGATAACGGCAAGGGGATCCCTGAGGCGATGCAGAAGAAAGTATTAGAACCGTTTTTTACCAGCCGCAGCCAAGGAACAGGTTTAGGCCTGGCCGTGGTTCAAGCGGTGGCGTCGGCGCATAAAGGCTCGGTGAGCCTTGTCTCCGGCGAGGGTCAGGGTACATGTGTGCAGCTACTCATTCCCATACGTAATGAAGATGAGCTTAGCGCTGAAGTGCCACTAAAAGAGGCGTGGGGAGGTTAA
- a CDS encoding sigma-54-dependent transcriptional regulator, with protein MADTKVLVVEDDAGLREALVDTLMISGYQVTEVDCGEAALLQLSRGKFDIVVSDVQMPGMSGLQLLRSIRSKLPQLPVLMMTAYATVDAAVAAMREGANDYLAKPFAPEVLLNLVSRYAPTDGNERYSPVVGDPQSEALLKLAAKVAASEANVMVLGPSGSGKEVLARYIHDNSPRADGPFIAINCAAIPENMLEATLFGYEKGAFTGALQACPGKFEQAQNGTILLDEITEMDLGLQAKLLRVLQEREVERLGSRKTVKLNVRVLATSNRELKQTVSDGQFREDLYYRLNVFPLTWKPLSQRPGDIIPLAEHLLARHSQVSGSEIPTLTAAAKHRLQHHAWPGNVRELDNVIQRALILQSAGKVDADDLIIEDEITVQLHTPTAVHSAEPEVAMDDAEGLGGELKVQENQIILQTLESCQGRRKDVAEKLGISPRTLRYKLARMRDLGIELPA; from the coding sequence ATGGCCGATACCAAAGTGCTCGTCGTTGAAGATGACGCCGGCTTGCGTGAAGCCTTAGTGGATACCCTGATGATTTCCGGGTATCAGGTAACTGAAGTCGATTGCGGCGAGGCTGCGCTGTTACAACTGTCCCGTGGCAAGTTTGATATTGTCGTCAGTGATGTGCAGATGCCGGGGATGAGTGGGCTACAGTTGTTGCGGTCTATTCGCAGTAAACTGCCGCAACTGCCCGTGCTTATGATGACAGCTTACGCCACCGTCGATGCGGCTGTGGCAGCTATGCGGGAAGGGGCCAATGATTATCTGGCTAAGCCGTTTGCTCCAGAAGTATTACTCAACCTGGTTAGTCGTTACGCGCCAACTGACGGCAATGAACGCTACTCACCGGTTGTGGGCGATCCGCAAAGTGAAGCTTTACTAAAGCTGGCGGCCAAAGTGGCTGCGTCGGAAGCGAATGTCATGGTACTTGGGCCCAGTGGCTCAGGTAAGGAAGTGCTGGCACGCTATATTCACGATAATTCGCCGCGCGCGGATGGTCCCTTCATTGCCATTAACTGTGCGGCGATCCCGGAAAATATGCTGGAAGCGACACTGTTTGGTTATGAAAAGGGCGCATTCACCGGCGCGTTGCAGGCATGCCCCGGAAAATTTGAGCAAGCACAGAACGGTACAATTTTACTTGATGAGATCACTGAGATGGATCTTGGTTTGCAGGCTAAACTTTTGCGCGTACTGCAAGAGCGGGAAGTTGAGCGCTTAGGCAGCCGCAAAACCGTCAAGTTGAATGTGCGGGTGTTAGCAACCAGTAACCGCGAGCTGAAGCAAACCGTGAGTGATGGTCAGTTTCGTGAAGATCTCTATTACCGATTAAACGTATTTCCGTTGACCTGGAAGCCACTGTCCCAGCGTCCTGGTGACATTATTCCATTAGCGGAGCATCTGCTGGCTCGTCATAGTCAGGTTTCTGGCTCAGAGATCCCTACATTGACTGCGGCGGCTAAACATCGCCTGCAACATCATGCGTGGCCGGGTAATGTGCGTGAATTGGATAACGTGATCCAACGTGCGTTGATTCTGCAATCTGCTGGTAAGGTCGATGCAGACGATCTGATCATTGAAGATGAGATTACGGTTCAACTGCATACACCCACGGCAGTTCATAGCGCAGAGCCAGAAGTGGCCATGGATGATGCTGAGGGGTTGGGCGGTGAGCTTAAGGTGCAAGAGAATCAGATTATTCTGCAGACATTGGAATCGTGCCAAGGGCGTCGAAAAGATGTCGCGGAAAAGCTAGGGATCAGCCCCCGTACCCTCAGATATAAGCTGGCAAGGATGCGCGATCTGGGTATCGAGTTGCCCGCTTAA
- the fliH gene encoding flagellar assembly protein FliH: MSQRYIKPPREGDDTVDPWAMPDVTEEVDYEALPTNALGLKPGENHEVIVEEEEEIPVLTAEELELIRKAAYEEGMLQGHEEGHAKGYEAGHKEGLEKGHSEGLVNGQREGEAAGAAIIEERAQVWSALARQLEKPLMHVDSEVEQSLVGLVVELAEEVIRCEIDTNPEVILKVLREATHALPLSARKLSISLNPDDVALVEQSFTEEMLSERGWLVSPDPTLNRGDCQITSEQSYVSVSLKQRVKELMERFLHQSVPAVTLDDAKVLAPESVGMADSPREQSEAEIEQSHDDSLADTPAMPESIEPSTDDAAENVASAAQVDEPSAEQPPADEDDSDAQPQK, from the coding sequence ATGAGCCAACGCTATATTAAACCTCCTCGAGAGGGAGACGATACCGTCGATCCTTGGGCAATGCCTGATGTCACCGAAGAGGTTGATTATGAAGCGTTGCCCACCAATGCATTAGGCCTTAAACCGGGCGAAAATCACGAAGTTATCGTTGAGGAAGAGGAAGAGATCCCGGTTCTGACCGCAGAAGAGCTAGAGCTTATTCGTAAAGCGGCCTATGAAGAGGGGATGTTGCAAGGCCATGAAGAGGGGCATGCAAAAGGCTATGAAGCGGGTCACAAAGAGGGTTTAGAAAAAGGTCACAGCGAAGGGCTGGTAAATGGCCAGCGAGAAGGTGAAGCGGCCGGTGCAGCAATCATCGAAGAGCGCGCGCAAGTTTGGTCGGCGTTGGCTCGGCAGTTAGAAAAACCGCTTATGCACGTGGACAGTGAAGTCGAACAAAGCTTGGTTGGTTTAGTTGTGGAATTGGCGGAAGAGGTGATCCGCTGTGAAATTGACACGAATCCTGAAGTTATCCTAAAAGTGCTACGCGAGGCGACCCATGCCTTGCCATTGTCTGCACGAAAACTATCTATCAGTTTGAATCCCGACGACGTCGCGCTTGTAGAGCAATCGTTCACGGAAGAGATGCTCTCCGAGCGTGGTTGGCTTGTGTCGCCGGACCCAACGCTTAATCGTGGTGACTGCCAAATCACCTCTGAACAATCTTATGTTAGCGTGTCACTTAAGCAGCGGGTGAAAGAGTTAATGGAGAGATTCCTGCATCAAAGTGTGCCCGCGGTAACGCTGGATGATGCAAAAGTGCTGGCGCCGGAAAGCGTCGGTATGGCTGACTCTCCGCGTGAGCAGAGCGAAGCTGAAATTGAACAGAGTCATGACGACAGCTTAGCTGATACGCCTGCAATGCCTGAGTCGATAGAACCAAGCACTGACGATGCGGCAGAGAATGTTGCAAGCGCAGCGCAGGTCGATGAACCGTCTGCTGAACAACCGCCAGCAGATGAGGATGACAGTGATGCACAACCTCAGAAATAG
- the fliG gene encoding flagellar motor switch protein FliG, whose translation MAEENAKDEAAGSQEFDVDSIAAFDKVAILLLSLTEEDAAQILRHLEPKQVQKVGMAMAGMQDFSQDKISAVHNLFLDDIQKYSSIGLDSEEFVRNALTQALGEDKAGNLIDQIIMGGGAKGLDSLKWMDARQVANIILNEHPQIQTIVLSYLEPEQSAEILNQFPEKVRLDLTMRIANLEEVQPAALQELNEIMEKQFAGQSGAQAAKMGGLKAAANIMNYLDTNIEGQLMDSIRENDEEMAQQIQDLMFVFENLVDVDDRGIQALLREVPQEQLLKALKGADDTLKNKVYDNMSKRAAEMLKDDLEAMGPVRISEVEAAQKEILSIARRLADSGEIMLGGAGGGEEFL comes from the coding sequence ATGGCAGAAGAAAACGCAAAAGACGAAGCCGCTGGCAGCCAGGAGTTCGATGTTGATTCGATTGCTGCGTTCGATAAGGTTGCGATATTGCTATTGAGCTTAACCGAGGAAGACGCCGCGCAGATCCTCCGCCACTTAGAGCCTAAGCAGGTACAGAAAGTGGGGATGGCGATGGCAGGCATGCAGGACTTTTCGCAAGACAAAATTAGCGCGGTCCACAACCTGTTTCTCGACGATATTCAGAAGTACTCGAGCATCGGCTTAGATAGTGAAGAGTTTGTGCGTAATGCCTTAACCCAAGCATTGGGTGAAGACAAAGCCGGAAACCTGATTGATCAGATCATTATGGGTGGCGGTGCCAAAGGCCTGGATTCATTGAAATGGATGGATGCCCGTCAGGTGGCGAATATCATTCTCAATGAACACCCGCAAATTCAAACTATTGTGTTGTCCTACCTAGAGCCTGAGCAATCGGCAGAAATTCTTAACCAGTTTCCGGAAAAGGTTCGTCTTGATCTCACCATGCGTATTGCCAACCTTGAAGAGGTGCAACCGGCCGCCTTGCAAGAGTTGAATGAGATCATGGAGAAACAGTTTGCTGGTCAGTCTGGCGCGCAAGCGGCGAAAATGGGTGGCCTGAAAGCGGCTGCCAACATCATGAACTACCTCGATACCAATATTGAGGGGCAGTTGATGGATTCAATTCGTGAAAATGACGAAGAGATGGCACAACAGATCCAGGATCTGATGTTTGTGTTTGAGAATCTGGTTGATGTCGATGATCGTGGTATTCAGGCGCTGTTGCGCGAGGTGCCACAAGAGCAGCTGCTGAAAGCGCTGAAAGGTGCCGATGATACGCTGAAAAATAAAGTTTATGACAACATGTCCAAGCGTGCTGCGGAAATGCTTAAAGATGACCTTGAAGCGATGGGACCAGTGCGGATCAGTGAGGTTGAAGCGGCGCAGAAAGAGATCCTCTCCATTGCCCGTCGTCTGGCTGACTCGGGTGAAATCATGTTGGGAGGCGCTGGTGGCGGTGAAGAGTTCCTCTAA
- the fliE gene encoding flagellar hook-basal body complex protein FliE, which yields MQVKANDLYSEMQAMMRQAQAPEMRPDAVPVNSAGDKFGGLLQNAIDGVNDVQSQAGQLRTAFEMGDRNVSLGDVMIASQKSSVAFQATVQVRNKLVEAYKEIMNMPV from the coding sequence ATGCAAGTGAAAGCCAACGATCTATACAGCGAAATGCAGGCGATGATGCGCCAGGCTCAGGCTCCAGAGATGCGACCTGATGCTGTCCCTGTAAATTCTGCCGGAGACAAGTTTGGTGGACTACTTCAGAATGCCATTGATGGTGTCAATGATGTGCAATCTCAGGCCGGTCAGTTGAGAACAGCATTCGAGATGGGCGATCGCAATGTCAGTTTAGGTGACGTGATGATCGCTTCACAAAAATCGAGCGTTGCATTTCAGGCGACTGTTCAGGTTAGAAACAAGCTGGTTGAGGCTTACAAAGAGATCATGAATATGCCGGTTTAA
- the fliF gene encoding flagellar basal-body MS-ring/collar protein FliF, whose translation MAEATQNTELMVPAAGGEMSKDAQVDSGEKKSSVLAHIGNVDVLRQITIILALAICLALAVFVLIWAQEPEMRPLPQMESDELLQTLDFFDQNKITYKLERDVLSIPAEEYQDIKLKLARAGLEATPENGTDILMQDMGFGVSQRLERERLKHSREQQIARTLEDLRNVKKARVLLAIPQQSVFARREKSPSATVVLTIGRGSALSREEIDSVVDIVSSAVNGMEPTRVTVTDQSGRLLNSGSQDASSARSRKEYDLERQREAEYMNKIDSILIPVVGLGNYTAQVDVSMDFTTVEQTQRRYNPDLPALRSEMTVEDNSVGGVLGGIPGALTNQPPVAAEIPEEAIGGGPAGGAAPGRSHREATRNYELDTTLSHTRQQVGVVRRVSVSVAVNYKSVANADGSGIDLVPRAQQELANLRRLLQGGVGFDVQRGDSLEVVTIPFVRTDDLVELEVPFYEMPMFWSGMRLLSGILIVLILVLLVVRPMIRKLTASDDGVADEDRSLLEGAVSRGIEGGLLAAENELDSEVNEELIGSIVGGKVQLPDLHKEEDVLKAVRALVANEPDLSVQVVKGWLEQEANKK comes from the coding sequence GTGGCTGAAGCAACGCAAAATACAGAATTGATGGTTCCCGCCGCAGGCGGCGAGATGAGTAAAGACGCGCAGGTCGACAGTGGAGAGAAAAAATCTTCAGTGTTGGCCCATATTGGCAATGTCGATGTTCTGCGCCAAATTACAATTATTCTCGCCTTGGCAATCTGTTTGGCTCTTGCCGTATTTGTGCTTATTTGGGCACAAGAGCCAGAGATGCGTCCTTTACCGCAAATGGAAAGTGACGAGCTGCTGCAAACACTCGACTTCTTCGATCAAAATAAGATCACTTATAAACTTGAGCGTGATGTGTTGTCTATTCCGGCAGAGGAGTATCAGGATATCAAACTCAAGTTGGCTCGTGCCGGGCTGGAAGCAACTCCTGAGAACGGTACCGATATCTTGATGCAGGATATGGGTTTTGGTGTGAGTCAGCGACTGGAGCGAGAGCGCCTGAAGCACAGCCGTGAACAGCAGATCGCACGCACCTTAGAGGATCTGCGTAACGTTAAAAAAGCACGTGTACTGCTCGCCATTCCCCAGCAATCGGTATTTGCCCGTCGTGAGAAGAGCCCCAGTGCCACAGTCGTGCTGACTATTGGCCGCGGTTCAGCGCTGAGTCGCGAAGAGATCGACTCGGTAGTTGATATTGTTTCTTCTGCGGTCAATGGCATGGAACCGACGCGGGTGACAGTGACAGACCAGAGTGGCCGCTTACTTAATTCAGGTAGTCAAGATGCCAGCTCAGCACGTTCGCGCAAAGAGTATGATCTTGAGCGTCAGCGTGAAGCTGAGTACATGAACAAAATTGATTCCATTCTTATTCCTGTCGTCGGCTTAGGTAATTATACCGCGCAGGTCGATGTCAGTATGGATTTCACCACGGTTGAACAAACCCAGCGCCGCTATAACCCTGACTTGCCAGCACTACGCAGTGAAATGACTGTTGAAGATAACTCTGTCGGTGGTGTTTTGGGCGGTATTCCTGGTGCATTGACTAATCAACCGCCTGTGGCCGCAGAGATCCCGGAAGAAGCGATCGGTGGTGGCCCTGCTGGTGGCGCGGCTCCTGGAAGAAGCCACCGTGAAGCCACTCGCAATTATGAGTTAGATACCACCTTGAGCCATACCCGCCAGCAGGTGGGTGTGGTAAGAAGAGTCAGTGTTTCAGTGGCCGTCAACTATAAGTCAGTAGCGAATGCCGATGGTAGTGGTATTGATTTGGTGCCGCGGGCGCAGCAGGAGTTAGCCAATTTACGTCGCTTATTGCAAGGTGGAGTGGGCTTTGATGTGCAGCGTGGTGACTCGTTAGAAGTAGTCACCATCCCATTCGTTCGCACCGATGATCTGGTCGAGCTTGAAGTTCCTTTTTATGAAATGCCGATGTTCTGGAGTGGAATGAGGCTGTTAAGTGGGATCCTTATTGTTTTGATCCTTGTTTTATTGGTGGTTCGTCCGATGATCCGTAAGCTGACCGCTTCTGATGACGGTGTGGCTGACGAAGACAGATCGCTGCTTGAAGGTGCGGTATCCCGAGGAATTGAAGGTGGGCTGCTGGCTGCTGAAAACGAGCTAGACAGTGAAGTGAATGAAGAGCTGATCGGCAGTATTGTTGGTGGCAAAGTACAGTTGCCTGATCTACATAAAGAGGAAGATGTCCTCAAAGCAGTGCGGGCACTGGTGGCTAATGAACCGGATCTATCTGTACAGGTAGTGAAAGGCTGGCTTGAACAAGAAGCAAATAAAAAGTAA
- the fliI gene encoding flagellar protein export ATPase FliI encodes MTVMHNLRNSAALVSQLNHYRKSIRVPKPVVSGMLTRVVGLTFEAVGCRAPIGSRCKVETLEGEIEAEVVGFAGEILYLMPSGEVKGVVPGAKVTPTSSEYGIPVGMELLGRVVDGNGHPIDGRGPLITNERASVKAEPINPMLRRSIEKPLDVGVTAINSALTIGEGQRMGLFAGSGVGKSVLLGMMTRGTTADVIVVGLIGERGREVKEFIDDILGDEGRRRAVVVAAPADASPLMRLKGCETAVSIAEYFRDQGLNVLLLMDSLTRFAQAQREIALAVGEPPATKGYPPSVFAKLPQLVERAGNGGEGQGSITAFYTVLVEGDDLQDPIADAARAILDGHIVLSRELADEGHYPAIDIEKSISRVMPMVTSEQHQLLARRLKQIYATYQRNRDLISIGAYARGSDPEVDLSIKMMPVINDFLQQGMKDTKPYDGCLQALQQVLMQSVQQSQQNAAQGMPPQQGMM; translated from the coding sequence ATGACAGTGATGCACAACCTCAGAAATAGCGCTGCGCTGGTTTCTCAGTTAAACCACTACCGCAAATCTATTCGAGTGCCTAAACCTGTCGTGTCTGGCATGTTGACCCGTGTGGTTGGGCTCACCTTTGAAGCGGTGGGCTGCCGAGCGCCAATTGGTAGTCGTTGTAAAGTTGAGACCCTGGAGGGGGAGATCGAAGCCGAAGTGGTTGGCTTTGCTGGTGAGATCCTTTATTTGATGCCCAGTGGCGAAGTTAAAGGGGTGGTGCCTGGTGCCAAAGTCACTCCGACTTCTAGCGAGTATGGTATTCCCGTCGGGATGGAGCTATTAGGACGTGTGGTTGATGGCAATGGTCATCCCATTGACGGTCGTGGCCCCCTGATCACCAATGAACGCGCCTCAGTAAAAGCTGAACCTATTAATCCGATGTTACGCCGCTCTATTGAGAAGCCTCTGGATGTTGGCGTGACGGCAATTAACAGCGCGCTGACGATAGGTGAAGGGCAGCGTATGGGGCTATTTGCCGGTTCCGGGGTGGGTAAAAGTGTCTTGTTAGGGATGATGACCCGCGGTACTACCGCAGATGTCATTGTCGTTGGTCTGATTGGTGAGCGTGGCCGAGAAGTTAAAGAGTTTATTGATGATATTTTGGGCGATGAAGGCCGGCGTCGCGCCGTCGTCGTTGCAGCTCCGGCTGATGCTTCGCCATTGATGCGTCTCAAAGGTTGTGAAACGGCGGTCTCTATTGCCGAGTATTTCCGCGATCAAGGGCTCAATGTTTTGTTGTTAATGGATTCATTGACCCGTTTTGCCCAAGCACAACGGGAGATCGCTCTGGCGGTTGGTGAGCCGCCTGCCACCAAAGGCTACCCGCCATCAGTGTTTGCCAAGTTACCCCAGCTGGTGGAGCGTGCCGGGAATGGTGGCGAAGGGCAAGGCTCTATTACTGCCTTTTACACCGTGTTGGTGGAAGGGGATGATTTGCAAGATCCTATCGCCGATGCCGCTCGAGCCATTCTTGACGGTCACATCGTGTTGTCCCGTGAGCTGGCTGATGAAGGACATTATCCCGCGATTGATATTGAGAAGTCGATCAGCCGGGTGATGCCAATGGTGACCAGTGAACAGCACCAGCTATTGGCGCGCCGCCTGAAGCAGATCTATGCCACTTATCAACGTAATCGCGATCTTATCTCTATTGGTGCTTATGCCCGTGGTAGTGATCCCGAAGTTGATCTGTCGATCAAAATGATGCCAGTGATAAATGACTTCTTACAGCAGGGCATGAAAGATACCAAACCTTATGATGGCTGCCTGCAAGCACTGCAGCAGGTGTTAATGCAGAGCGTGCAGCAGAGCCAACAAAATGCCGCGCAAGGCATGCCACCGCAACAAGGCATGATGTAA
- the fliJ gene encoding flagellar export protein FliJ: protein MAKIEQLLLVAKLAEEEEQQAARLLKQAADRVMAEEQQETLLQQYRFDYLHQLRSRGNGGMGSAVYIQFQQFLERLDGVIVGQQQKISEARRAQIERKAQWDRSRQKRNAIDLLIEKSKAAKALKESRLEQKQADEFSSQQLVRRLMSARNS from the coding sequence ATGGCGAAGATAGAGCAGCTCTTGTTGGTGGCTAAACTAGCCGAGGAGGAGGAGCAACAAGCGGCTAGATTATTGAAGCAAGCGGCAGATCGTGTGATGGCAGAAGAGCAGCAGGAGACACTATTGCAACAGTATCGCTTTGATTATCTGCATCAGCTTAGGTCGCGTGGCAATGGCGGCATGGGCTCGGCAGTTTATATCCAATTCCAGCAGTTTTTAGAACGATTGGATGGTGTGATCGTGGGGCAGCAACAAAAGATCTCCGAAGCAAGACGAGCGCAAATAGAGCGGAAAGCGCAATGGGATCGCAGCCGACAAAAACGTAACGCTATCGATCTGTTGATCGAAAAAAGCAAAGCGGCCAAGGCATTGAAAGAGAGCCGCCTAGAGCAGAAACAAGCCGATGAGTTCTCTTCACAACAGCTTGTGCGGCGTCTGATGAGCGCCCGTAATAGCTAA
- a CDS encoding flagellar hook-length control protein FliK — MASVQMTNGLSEQEAGLFGGLFSAQVEGDGDGAQFSDTLQQTLAAFNQAMAEGEEISADWLESLQQQLGDEGDLNALLAKLGLSLPTDESGQIEPDVKQMLVKPDNSIDLAPESEPVTDENGNVLVEFAPELPTAPDSPDNMLDLLAWSEKTLQPRVTDADVVAEVVDNSLVADEEPLFSSTTKVIEAPPGEDSLLENSDELIKTSVNVDWAMAEAADPSLDQETAGRVTSDLTLDAALQSKDGEVEVDEPTTNTLSHGGGFLAPEQPDEQVSVTPLAAAQTAATVNATNGNPATAFSDTAFNQLHAKANKGTPAGLTASIATDASSESGEESKQALFEALSSGSDDAALDGEAEQALAPIAKAVANSELGARAAEPLVSAIASTPTATGAERIDFGMTPQHQQTSQQTPVQQARADIQTLLQQAVDIRQQEQAAGQLRERMMLMVAGGLNRAEIRLDPPELGSMMVRVQVQNEQAQVQIVTQNQQAKEMLEQTLPRLRELLQQQGIALGDTEVSQQQNQQQQMEDSESDPALAWEQAQDEMLEAEIDIPVIQRQIAQGRVDYFA; from the coding sequence ATGGCTTCGGTGCAGATGACTAATGGGCTGAGTGAGCAAGAAGCGGGTCTGTTTGGTGGTCTTTTCTCTGCGCAAGTGGAGGGGGACGGCGATGGCGCGCAATTCTCTGATACCTTGCAGCAAACCCTTGCCGCCTTCAATCAAGCGATGGCTGAGGGCGAAGAGATCAGTGCCGATTGGCTGGAGTCATTGCAACAGCAACTGGGTGATGAAGGTGATTTGAATGCCTTGCTGGCAAAGCTGGGTTTGAGTTTACCTACCGATGAAAGTGGGCAGATCGAGCCTGATGTTAAACAGATGTTGGTCAAGCCCGACAACAGTATTGATTTAGCACCGGAGTCTGAACCTGTCACCGATGAAAATGGTAACGTGCTGGTAGAGTTCGCACCTGAGCTGCCTACTGCGCCTGACTCCCCTGATAACATGTTGGATCTTCTCGCTTGGTCAGAGAAAACATTACAGCCGCGAGTGACTGACGCGGATGTTGTTGCTGAGGTGGTTGATAATTCGTTGGTGGCCGACGAAGAGCCGCTGTTCAGTAGTACAACTAAGGTAATAGAGGCTCCTCCCGGAGAAGATAGCCTATTAGAGAACAGCGATGAGCTGATAAAGACCTCCGTCAATGTTGATTGGGCTATGGCAGAAGCTGCAGATCCCAGTTTGGATCAAGAGACTGCTGGTAGGGTCACTTCGGATCTAACGCTTGATGCGGCGCTGCAAAGTAAAGACGGCGAGGTTGAAGTTGATGAGCCGACAACTAACACTCTTAGCCATGGTGGTGGCTTCTTAGCCCCAGAGCAGCCTGATGAGCAGGTGAGTGTGACTCCGCTTGCTGCGGCTCAGACAGCTGCAACCGTTAATGCAACGAACGGTAATCCAGCGACAGCTTTTAGCGATACAGCGTTCAATCAACTGCATGCAAAAGCAAATAAGGGGACACCCGCAGGGTTGACCGCTTCAATTGCAACCGATGCCAGTAGCGAAAGCGGAGAAGAATCTAAGCAGGCACTGTTTGAAGCCCTAAGTAGTGGCAGTGATGACGCCGCTTTAGATGGTGAAGCTGAGCAGGCTTTGGCACCGATAGCCAAAGCGGTAGCGAATAGTGAGTTGGGTGCCAGAGCTGCGGAGCCGCTTGTTTCCGCGATTGCTTCAACCCCAACGGCGACGGGGGCTGAACGTATTGATTTTGGAATGACGCCTCAGCATCAGCAAACAAGCCAACAAACGCCGGTACAGCAAGCACGCGCCGACATTCAAACCTTGCTGCAACAGGCGGTAGATATTCGCCAGCAGGAGCAGGCGGCCGGACAGCTGCGTGAACGTATGATGTTGATGGTGGCTGGTGGCTTGAACCGCGCTGAAATTCGTCTTGATCCGCCAGAGTTAGGCTCGATGATGGTAAGAGTTCAGGTGCAAAATGAGCAGGCTCAGGTGCAGATTGTGACGCAAAACCAGCAAGCGAAAGAGATGCTAGAGCAAACCTTGCCTAGACTCAGGGAATTGTTGCAGCAGCAGGGGATTGCATTGGGTGATACTGAAGTATCGCAGCAACAAAATCAGCAACAGCAGATGGAAGATTCGGAGTCGGATCCTGCATTAGCTTGGGAACAAGCACAGGATGAGATGCTTGAAGCCGAAATTGATATCCCTGTGATCCAGCGCCAGATTGCGCAGGGTAGGGTTGATTACTTCGCTTGA